In the genome of Podospora pseudocomata strain CBS 415.72m chromosome 2 map unlocalized CBS415.72m_2.2, whole genome shotgun sequence, one region contains:
- the GUA1 gene encoding GMP synthase (glutamine-hydrolyzing) (COG:F; EggNog:ENOG503NUUQ; MEROPS:MER0045886), whose translation MAAATSAEAEAPNQTFDTILLLDFGSQTSHLILRCLRSLNIYAEMLPCTTKIADLTWKPKGVILSGGPASVYDEVAPHADPAVFDLGVPILGICYGCQEIAWRANSANVAAGEAREYGHADVTIKKVEGADHVNKLFQGLGEEMHVYMSHFDKLVKLPEGFTILASTPNSEFAGIAHETKPVFGVQFHPEVEHTPRGVELFKNFAVDICGARQHWVMSDFIQHEIQRIRKLVGPKAQVIGAVSGGVDSTVAARLMTEAIGDRFHAVLVDNGVMRLNECQQVKETLEKHLGINLTVIDGADLFLSRLKGLTEPEAKRKVIGSTFIDLFEEEAIRIEKAAENTPNAGKVEYFLQGTLYPDVIESLSFKGPSATIKTHHNVGGLPARMMNGQGLKLIEPLRELFKDEVREFGRQLGIHEDLVMRHPFPGPGIAIRIIGEVTPERVAIARKADHIFISMIREAGIYNEMSQAYAGLDTNRAVGVMGDARVYGYIIILRAVTTTNFMTAEPYEFKFDLLKKIARRIVNEVDGVARVTYDITSKPPGTIELE comes from the exons atggctgctgctacttccgccgaggccgaggccccCAACCAGACCTTCGAT ACCATCCTCCTGTTGGACTTTGGCTCCCAGACCAGCCACTTGATCCTAAGATGTCTCAGATCTCTTAACATCTATGCTGAGATGCTCCCATgcaccaccaagattgccgaTTTGACATGGAAGCCAAAGGGTGTCATCCTCAGTGGTG GTCCCGCCTCAGTATATGATGAGGTTGCTCCTC ACGCCGACCCCGCCGTCTTCGACCTGGGTGTTCCCATTCTTGGCATCTGCTATGGTTGCCAGGAGATCGCTTGGCGGGCCAACTCGGCCAACGTTGCCGCTGGTGAGGCTAGGGAATACGGCCATGCG GATGtcaccatcaagaaggtTGAGGGTGCTGACCACGTCAACAAGCTCTTCCAAGGCCTTGGTGAGGAGATGCATG TCTACATGAGCCACTTCGATAAGCTGGTCAAGCTTCCCGAGGGCTTCACCATCCTTGCCAGCACTCCTAACTCTGAGTTTGCCGGCATTGCCCACGAGACCAAGCCCGTCTTCGGCGTCCAGTTCCACCCCGAGGTCGAGCACACTCCTCGCGGTGTTGAGCTTTTCAAGAACTTCGCCGTCGATATCTGCGGTGCCAGACAACACTGGGTCATGAGTGACTTCATTCAGCACGAGATTCAGCGCATTCGCAAGCTCGTTGGCCCCAAGGCCCAGGTTATTGGTGCCGTTTCCGGTGGTGTCGACAGCACAGTCGCTGCCCGTCTCATGACTGAGGCTATTG GTGACAGATTCCACGCCGTCCTCGTCGACAACGGTGTCATGCGTCTTAACGAGTGCCAACAAGTAAAGGAGACACTCGAGAAGCACCTcggcatcaacctcaccgtTATCGACGGCGCCGACCTCTTCCTCAGCCGCCTCAAGGGCCTCACCGAGCCCGAGGCCAAGCGCAAGGTCATCGGCAGCACCTTCATCGACCtcttcgaggaggaggccatcagAATCGAAAAGGCCGCCGAGAACACCCCCAACGCCGGCAAGGTCGAGTACTTCCTCCAGGGCACCCTCTACCCCGACGTCATCGAGTCCCTCAGCTTCAAGGGTccctccgccaccatcaagaccCACCACAACGTCGGCGGTCTCCCCGCCCGCATGATGAACGGCCAAGGCCTCAAGCTCATCGAACCCCTGCGCGAGCTGTTCAAGGACGAAGTCCGTGAGTTTGGCCGTCAACTCGGCATCCACGAGGATCTCGTCATGCGCCACCCTTTCCCCGGTCCCGGTATCGCCATCAGAATCATTGGCGAGGTCACCCCCGAGCGTGTGGCTATCGCCCGCAAGGCTGATCACATCTTTATCAGCATGATCCGTGAGGCGGGTATCTACAATGAGATGTCCCAGGCTTACGCTGGTCTTGACACCAACAGGGCGGTTGGTGTGATGGGTGACGCTCGTGTGTATGGGTACATCATCATTCTCCGTGCGGTTACCACCACAAATTTCATGACGGCTGAGCCGTATGAGTTCAAGTTTGATCTTCTCAAGAAGATTGCGAGGAGGATTGTCAACgaggtggatggtgttgctAGGGTTACGTATGATATTACTAGCAAGCCTCCTGGGACTATTGAGCTGGAGTGA
- the HEM3_2 gene encoding porphobilinogen deaminase (COG:H; EggNog:ENOG50KOG2892) — protein sequence MAHHCRTPIHRHPTNTWQAGLCEPGKGGLCPRSCFIGFDQFGRNNYRLNRAAHNDDPLDMKKYKGCNEKCWNCCLLCTFTLSIGSGVYVGKQTHHIRKTYGIQGKYSDDIAQGIFCQPCSLIRNELEVKKREELRDRVIMMQQTGPVPIGEGPEGFRALYTMAPVMQGYRAEPRMSASHSHVDEERGENGQSEVALFPREQLPEIPNVGSPLDPFARRNEALTPITERDSTEEGGRCRGGENEEGELRFWLQKGRDEKGERFCACESKKGRKGKRGKRGGSTLPGKGHAVCGNCGEKKKVIVLPVEEGLEQATQLVQQATNILAGMDRNSPNRGVVQIQHGEVFVSEPETPARLRRATVTDYGISADVEVPHSNHSSRNHSLSIDIRVPDRRESVQRHSLGQDPKVVQLVIDPRDHLIEADIRVQEIAARAREHSFSLDPKVGVREERPRGHSLREDEIIDVDLEEAAEVERVEGEHGLKEDVKIGDKGLDLKKHGLGGDQRVDSPVHKAREHTISRDSWVPTPTSRAFAHGIHLDEKVPVPELQRLNVEHDLSQDRKVLTPSPGREYQQHDLRADLQVKSPAPSPVRGHEIGHDVRVMESWADQLRVKEHVIGEDERVASPAPGKRRAPEHLLAEDAKVGQRAHQLLEHFLEDDRKTIRGSSRGSNRKENGNGK from the exons ATGGCTCACCACTGCCGCACCCccatccaccgccacccaaccaacacctGGCAAGCCGGCCTCTGCGAACCAGGCAAAGGCGGCCTCTGCCCCCGCTCCTGCTTCATCGGCTTTGACCAGTTCGGCAGAAACAACTACCGCCTCAACCGCGCAGCCCACAATGACGACCCCCTCGACATGAAGAAATACAAAGGCTGCAACGAGAAATGCTGGAACTGCTGCCTCCTCTGCACCTTCACCCTCA GCATCGGCAGCGGAGTCTACGTAGGCAAACAAACCCACCACATCCGCAAAACCTACGGCATCCAAGGCAAATACTCTGACGACATTGCCCAAGGCATCTTTTGCCAGCCGTGCTCGCTGATCAGGAACGAGTTGGAGgtcaagaagagggaggagctgagggatAGGGTTATTATGATGCAGCAGACTGGGCCGGTGCCGATTGGGGAGGGGCCGGAGGGGTTTAGAGCTTTGTATACCATGGCACCGGTTATGCAAGGGTATAGGGCTGAGCCGAGGATGAGTGCTTCTCATTCTCAtgttgatgaagagaggggggagaacGGGCAGAGCGAGGTGGCGCTTTTTCCAAGGGAGCAGTTGCCTGAGATTCCGAATGTGGGGAGTCCGTTGGATCCGTTTGCGAGGAGGAATGAGGCTTTGACGCCGATAACTGAGAGGGATAGtacggaggagggggggagatgtagagggggggagaatgaggagggggagttgaggttttggttgcagaaggggagggatgagaagggggagaggttttgTGCTTGTGAGtcgaagaaggggaggaagggaaagagggggaagaggggggggtcGACGCTGCCTGGGAAGGGTCATGCTGTCTGTGGTAATTgtggggagaagaaaaaggtgaTTGTTTTGCCGGTGGAAGAGGGGCTCGAGCAGGCGACACAGCTGGTTCAACAGGCTACGAATATTTTGGCGGGGATGGACAGGAACTCACCTAACCGGGGGGTGGTACAGATTCAGCACGGGGAGGTGTTTGTTTCTGAACCGGAGACGccggcgaggttgaggagggctACTGTGACGGATTATGGCATCAGTGCTGATGTTGAGGTTCCTCATAGTAATCACTCGTCGAGGAATCACAGTCTTAGTATTGACATTCGGGTGCCGGATCGGAGGGAGAGTGTCCAGAGGCATTCTCTTGGGCAGGATCCGAAGGTTGTGCAGTTGGTTATTGATCCGAGGGATCATCTCATTGAGGCTGATATCAGGGTTCAGGAGATTGCTGCTCGGGCTCGGGAGCACAGTTTTAGTCTTGATCCTAAGGTTGGGGTacgggaggagaggccgagagggcatagtttgagggaggatgagattATTGATGttgatttggaggaggcggccgAGGTTGAGAGGGTAGAGGGAGAGCATGGTTTGAAGGAGGATGTCAAGATTGGTGATAAGGGGTTGGATCTGAAGAAGCATGGGCTTGGAGGGGACCAGAGGGTTGATTCACCGGTTCACAAGGCCAGGGAGCACACCATTTCCAGAGACAGCTGGGTGCCGACTCCGACTTCGAGGGCTTTTGCTCATGGGATTCATCTTGACGAGAAGGTGCCTGTGCCGGAGCTGCAGAGGCTGAATGTTGAGCATGATCTGAGTCAGGATCGGAAGGTTTTGACACCGAGCCCGGGCCGGGAGTATCAACAGCATGATTTACGTGCCGATCTTCAGGTCAAGAGTCCTGCGCCTTCTCCAGTGAGGGGGCACGAGATAGGGCATGATGTGCGGGTTATGGAGAGTTGGGCTGATCagttgagggtgaaggagcatgtgattggggaggatgagagggttgcttctcctgcccctgggaagaggagggcgcCAGAGCATttgctggcggaggatgCCAAAGTGGGCCAGAGGGCGCATCAGTTGTTGGAGCACTTTTTGGAGGATGATAGGAAGACTATTCGGGGGAGCAGTCGGGGAAGTAATCGGAAGGAGAATGGAAATGGGAAGTAA
- the trs31 gene encoding Trafficking protein particle complex subunit 31 (COG:U; EggNog:ENOG503P13Z; BUSCO:EOG09263ZW6) yields the protein MSQPRPPPTSSGNPSAPPQKEPSSSHTTGLRYPSNGKTIYHRHLSRSRTAELSQASFAYLFSEMVTYAQRRVTGIQDLEKRLNTQGHPLGLKLLDLLLIREPPRSQSRPLNIITLLHFIKINLWQHLFGRQADRLEKSSDPDAPDEYMIIDNEPLVNAYVSVPKEMSQLNCAAFVAGIIEGVCDGAVFPARVTAHSVGSKEEGEMWPGKTVFLVKFQPEVLEREALIGGKG from the exons ATGTCCCAACCacgaccccctcccacatcaTCAGGCAACCCATccgcccctccccaaaaagaaccctcctcctcccacaccaCTGGCCTCCGCTACCCCTCCAACGGTAAAACCATctaccaccgccacctctCCCGCAGCCGAACCGCCGAGCTCTCCCAAGCCTCCTTCGCCTACCTCTTCTCCGAAATGGTCACCTACGCCCAAAGGCGAGTAACCGGGATCCAAGACCTCGAGAAACG CCTCAACACCCAAGGCCACCCTCTAGGCCTAAaactcctcgacctcctcctcatccgcgAACCCCCCCGCTCCCAATCCCGCcccctcaacatcatcaccctcctccacttcatCAAGATCAACCTCTGGCAGCACCTCTTTGGCCGGCAAGCCGACCGCCTCGAAAAATCCTCCGATCCCGACGCGCCAGACGAGTACATGATTATCGACAACGAACCCCTCGTCAACGCTTACGTCTCTGTCCCAAAGGAAATGTCACAGCTCAACTGCGCGGCGTTTGTGGCCGGCATCATCGAGGGGGTGTGTGACGGGGCGGTTTTTCCTGCGAGGGTCACGGCCCATAGCGTGGGGAGtaaggaggagggggagatgtggCCGGGGAAGACGGTGTTTTTGGTTAAGTTCCAGCCCGAGGTGTTGGAGCGGGAGGCGTTGATTGGTGGGAAGGGTTAG
- a CDS encoding uncharacterized protein (EggNog:ENOG503NVVP; COG:S) — protein MASTIPTNPSPQTLNILLQKIGDPDPDFRFMALNDILTVFNIARTDFLTHDYNTSARTVDAIVKALDDTNGEVQGQAIKCIGPMVQKITDQLYIPMMEKLATLKLKNSQDTSIPSLAMRAMVAALPRPVPGVSNNQVLEAYSAISKALIPRLIGRSGSTPGLLATENESSDYVDVLIEVVKSFGPMLQIYEIEVIHNSIVTLMENEKGNSVLKKRAVVAISMLAHYLADDHLAQFIKRAIHVLNHPSLTGVTRRLYITVLGSMARSVPQRLGKHLPELAPILLRALSEEELEAQLEEISEGGEASLEFSEVREAALVALEAFLASCPNQMRPYTDESIEACLRYLRFDPNYALDDDEDMEDEEEEDDGFDDDDEIEADGGFDDDDDASWKTRRCAAKALHTLISTRSSGDLLDSGVLYTKVAPALVKRFDEREENVRLEVLSAMALLVRKTGEGVIPEFSLESPSEFVHQQPPSRKRRRQSSAGGASALANMIAPASLAGTGLASPTLEKVPATGPRADLAALTPSIIKSLAKLLKGKLIPTKQASINLLDDIITVQRGGLGQYFDQIFGPIIEAIKPSSVASTSASLTSAGGSASATATTLRIAALRLTSDIVKNHSSAVLQPHLPSLVTGLVSVAHDRFYKISSEAIQTAEEVVKAITPPRSRLTAQKFKGELQKLYDVIIDRIRDNDADAEVRQKAIHALGTLLARTTGNEGSGLLSEDKRKAALGFLLERLRNETTRIAAVRAIDTVAAYSLGSVQLEPEWIRQVAHELAAQLRKANRALRGSSIVALKHLILSPSTKGTLDPDSAQAIVNALIPVITSNDAQLLAPGLLILAHLTQEMPQVVITPQLVTVICGLVKTTVPGTVLDSLLILVTNAGQAGQGKSLMQGLLRDVGVAGDPSVVGKVIGTLLVASGDSAGVQLDNFVSEVKNNTQDQARVSLALAVIGEAGLRLGASFPVPPELFLNQFSNEYDKVSLAAAVALGRAGAGNVSVYLPVILQAMGKKGNTQYLLLQSIKEILQQAALSSTDISRYSGTIWDHILALTDAEDNKAVCAECAGRMVIIDPKTYMPKLEALLKDKSPVLRATAVQALRYTLPDDNEAFDAVLRSSLFDMLKTVLEDPELEIRRHALSTLNSAAHNKPELIMGRFNQLIPYVMKETVINPDLIREVTLGPYKHKIDDGLEVRKVAYETLYALMETAFSRISIIDLYDRIIAGLSDEHDIRALCNLIVSKLVYLDSAETIRRLDPIAAAFRATLSTKLKNTAVKQEIEKQAEANRAVLRVTLLLGDKLKSELATAGGAATGGHEVWTSYWDWVNKDFNEQLKAVREEIKSLSWNTISASS, from the exons ATGGCGAGCACAATCCCCACGAACCCGAGCCCTCAGACGCTCAATATTCTTCTCCAGAAGATCGGTGATCCCGACCCAGATTTCCGGTTCATGGCACTGAACGACATCCTGACAGTTTTCAACATTGCGCGGACCGACTTTTTGACCCACGACTATAACACATCGGCGCGGACAGTCGACGCTATCGTGAAAGCACTGGATGATACCAATGGGGAGGTCCAGGGCCAGGCTATCAAATGTATCGGCCCTATGGTGCAGAAAATCACAGACCAGCTCTACATTCCCATGATGGAGAAGCTGGCAACCCTGAAGCTCAAAAACTCACAGGACACCTCGATCCCATCTCTTGCCATGCGGGCCATGGTAGccgccctcccccgcccAGTACCTGGCGTGTCCAACAACCAGGTGCTCGAAGCCTATTCGGCCATCAGTAAGGCTTTGATCCCAAGGCTTATTGGCCGCAGTGGTTCTACGCCGGGGCTGTTGGCCACCGAAAACGAATCTTCCGACTACGTTGACGTTCTGATCGAGGTTGTCAAGTCTTTCGGACCCATGCTTCAGATTTACGAAATTGAAGTTATTCACAACTCGATCGTTACCCTCATGGAGAATGAAAAGGGCAATTCTGTGCTTAAGAagcgggcggtggtggccatTTCTATGCTCGCCCACTACCTAGCGGACGACCATCTAGCACAATTTATCAAGCGCGCCATTCATGTTCTCAACCATCCTAGCCTGACGGGAGTCACCCGTCGTCTCTACATCACGGTTCTCGGCTCCATGGCTCGCTCAGTACCTCAGCGGCTTGGGAAACACCTTCCAGAACTGGCACCAATCCTTCTTCGTGCTTTGAGTGAGGAAGAATTGGAGGCGCAGCTTGAGGAGATCAGCGAGGGCGGGGAAGCGAGCTTAGAATTCAGCGAAGTTCGCGAGGCTGCGTTGGTAGCTCTAGAAGCCTTTCTCGCCAGTTGTCCCAACCAGATGCGCCCCTATACCGACGAATCCATTGAGGCTTGCCTCCGCTATCTCCGATTCGACCCCAACTATGCGCtagacgatgacgaagatatggaggatgaagaagaggaggacgatgggttcgatgacgatgacgagatcGAGGCCGATGGCGGtttcgacgatgacgacgatgccAGTTGGAAGACTAGAAGGTGTGCCGCAAAGGCGTTGCATACGTTGATCTCAACTCGTAGCAGCGGCGATCTGCTTGACAGCGGAGTGCTCTACACCAAGGTGGCGCCAGCTCTAGTGAAGAGATTCGACGAGCGCGAAGAGAATGTACGACTGGAAGTCCTCTCCGCCATGGCTCTGCTCGTTCGCAAGACCGGGGAGGGCGTCATCCCTGAGTTCTCCCTTGAAAGCCCCAGCGAATTCGTTCATCAGCAGCCTCCGAGCAGGAAACGGAGACGGCAGAGCAGTGCAGGCGGGGCTTCAGCGTTGGCTAACATGATCGCACCCGCAAGCCTCGCCGGAACCGGGCTTGCCTCGCCAACATTGGAGAAGGTGCCAGCAACAGGACCTCGTGCCGATCTTGCTGCTCTCACCCCTTCCATCATCAAGTCACTCGCCAAGCTGCTCAAAGGAAAGCTTATCCCCACCAAACAGGCGTctatcaacctcctcgacgaTATCATCACTGTGCAGAGAGGTGGTCTTGGGCAGTATTTCGACCAAATCTTTGGTCCTATCATTGAGGCTATCAAGCCCTCCAGCGTTGCCTCTACTTCGGCGTCGCTCACTTCTGCTGGAGGGAGTGCTTCCGCCACTGCAACCACACTGAGAATCGCTGCTTTGCGTCTCACCAGCGATATTGTGAAGAATCACTCGTCGGCTGTGCTTCAGCCCCATCTCCCCAGCCTAGTCACGGGCCTGGTGTCTGTGGCTCACGACCGCTTTTACAAGATCTCCAGTGAGGCTATCCAGACGGCCGAGGAAGTGGTGAAAGCCATTACCCCCCCTCGCTCCCGACTGACCGCGCAAAAGTTCAAGGGTGAACTTCAAAAGCTGTACGACGTCATCATCGACCGGATCAGAGACAATGACGCCGATGCCGAGGTTCGTCAAAAGGCCATCCACGCCCTCGGGACTCTTTTGGCTAGAACCACAGGGAACGAAGGCTCTGGTTTGCTATCGGAGGACAAGCGCAAGGCTGCCTTGGGATTCTTGCTTGAGCGCTTGAGAAATGAGACCACCAGGATAGCTGCGGTCCGAGCCATCGATACTGTGGCCGCGTACTCGCTTGGTTCTGTTCAGCTTGAGCCGGAATGGATCCGTCAGGTCGCCCATGAACTTGCTGCCCAGCTAAGAAAAGCGAACCGGGCCCTGCGTGGCTCGAGCATCGTCGCTCTGAAGCATCTCATCCTTTCCCCCTCGACCAAGGGCACTCTTGACCCAGATTCCGCTCAGGCCATCGTTAATGCGCTTATCCCTGTCATTACCAGCAACGATGCTCAGCTTCTGGCCCCTGgtcttctcatcctcgcgCACCTGACCCAAGAGATGCCCCAGGTTGTTATCACCCCACAGCTTGTGACCGTCATCTGCGGCCTGGTCAAGACAACAGTCCCAGGCACGGTGCTCGACTCCTTGTTGATCCTGGTGACCAACGCTGGTCAGGCTGGCCAAGGCAAGTCCTTGATGCAAGGGCTGCTTAGGGACGTTGGTGTCGCTGGTGACCCTTCTGTGGTCGGCAAGGTCATTGGCACACTGCTCGTGGCCAGCGGGGACTCAGCCGGTGTCCAGCTCGATAACTTTGTGAGCGAGGTGAAGAATAACACCCAGGACCAAGCCAGGGTCAGCTTGGCTCTTGCTGTGATCGGTGAGGCAGGATTGAGACTTGGTGCGAGCTTCCCGGTGCCGCCGGAACTTTTCCTGAACCAGTTCAGCAACGAGTATGACAAGGTCTCGTTGGCTGCCGCTGTCGCACTTGGacgagctggtgctgggaACGTCTCTGTGTATCTTCCCGTCATCCTGCAGGCGATGGGCAAGAAGGGCAACACTCAGTACCTACTGCTCCAATCTATCAAGGAAATCCTGCAGCAAGCGGCGCTGTCCTCAACGGATATCAGCCGGTACTCCGGCACCATTTGGGACCATATTTTGGCCTTGACGGATGCCGAGGACAATAAGGCAGTCTGCGCCGAATGCGCGGGTCGCATGGTCATCATTGACCCCAAGACGTATATGCCGAAGCTTGAG GCTCTACTCAAGGACAAGTCGCCTGTGCTGAGGGCCACTGCCGTCCAGGCTTTGAGATACACACTGCCAGACGATAATGAGGCCTTTGACGCGGTCCTTAGATCGTCGCTCTTTGACATGCTCAAGACTGTCCTCGAAGATCCCGAGTTGGAGATTCGCCGTCATGCCCTGTCTACCCTCAACTCTGCCGCCCACAACAAGCCCGAGCTGATCATGGGCCGTTTCAACCAGTTGATTCCTTATGTCATGAAGGAGACGGTCATCAACCCTGACCTCATCAGGGAGGTGACCCTGGGCCCTTACAAGCACAAGATCGACGACGGCTTGGAGGTCCGCAAGGTAGCATACGAGACGTTGTATGCGCTCATGGAGACGGCCTTCTCACGGATTTCTATCATTGATCTCTACGACCGCATCATTGCCGGTCTCTCTGACGAGCACGATATCCGTGCGCTCTGCAACCTCATAGTGTCCAAGCTTGTCTATCTCGACTCGGCTGAGACGATCCGCCGATTGGATCCTATTGCCGCGGCCTTTAGGGCTACGCTCTCGACTAAGCTCAAGAACACGGCGGTCaagcaggagattgagaagcaGGCCGAGGCCAACCGGGCGGTGCTCCGCGTGACTTTGCTGCTTGGTGACAAGCTCAAGTCGGAGCTGGCGACGGCGGGCGGTGCGGCGACTGGCGGGCATGAGGTGTGGACTAGCTATTGGGATTGGGTCAACAAGGACTTCAATGAGCAGCTCAAGGctgtgagggaggagattaAGAGTTTGTCTTGGAATACTATTAGTGCTTCGTCTTAG
- a CDS encoding uncharacterized protein (COG:S; EggNog:ENOG503P55D), whose product MNQGGRDLETIWEDTEDEVDLLHVDPANLDRPSNPIAAGSSSPPLPPPSHIQHPNLPSYEDEHSNQPALPAQTDHTDQILDDNVSVGDSDGLGLDSTPETEGDFLLDWIRNHAEARDADRNHDNNEADITSELEGPDTDSDASYATSTSSWELDSRTSSQIVSLPDITEVPEVKILEVEATETSRAIVRLWIGHASMNKDAHYSYVHFHHSFHADLLEEFRKDSKLPNDDIYVPPHLQPVNPEDEDDVVPDQHAAFGIQKATQKVKEPAWRDLGLEELMSRGPGGGNAHQGPWANNSRPGTSSGAGAAAAGGAAGHGNAAPRRRPGHRAPGSGYRGLPR is encoded by the exons ATGAATCAAGGCGGCCGGGACCTCGAGACCATTTGGGAAGACACAGAGGACGAAGTTGATCTCCTCCATGTCGACCCTGCCAACCTCGACCGACCTTCCAACCCAATCGCCGCcggatcttcttctcccccgcttccccccccctctcacaTCCAGCACCCGAATCTTCCCTCTTACGAGGACGAACACAGCAATCAACCTGCCCTGCCCGCCCAGACCGATCACACTGATCAAatcctcgacgacaacgtCTCCGTCGGCGACTCTGACGGTCTCGGTCTAGACAGCACTCCTGAGACAGAGGGTGATTTTTTGCTCGACTGGATCCGCAACCACGCCGAAGCCCGTGACGCCGACCGCAACCACGACAATAACGAAGCGGATATAACCTCTGAGCTCGAGGGCCCGGATACCGACAGCGACGCCTCGTACGCGACGAGCACCAGTTCCTGGGAGCTCGATAGCCGCACATCAAGCCAGATAGTTTCTTTGCCGGATATCACGGAGGTGCCCGAGGTGAAGATCCTCGAGGTTGAGGCCACCGAGACAAGTCGGGCGATTGTTAGACTCTGGATCGGACACGCCAGCATG AATAAAGACGCCCACTACTCCTACGTCCACTTCCACCACTCCTTCCACGCCGACCTCCTCGAAGAGTTCCGCAAGGACTCCAAACTCCCCAATGACGACATTTACGTCCCGCCTCACCTCCAGCCTGTCAAtcccgaggacgaggacgatgtcgTCCCCGATCAGCACGCCGCCTTCGGGATTCAAAAGGCGACTCAGAAGGTGAAGGAGCCGGCTTGGAGGgacttggggttggaggagctcaTGTCGAGGGGCCCTGGGGGTGGGAATGCTCACCAGGGTCCGTgggccaacaacagccggcCTGGGACTTCGTCTGGTGCTGGggctgctgcggctgggggtgctgctggccaTGGGAATGCTGCCCCGCGCAGACGCCCTGGTCATCGCGCTCCGGGGTCGGGGTACCGCGGCTTGCCGCGCTGA